CGATGAATGCGTTCTGGAACGCGCCGGGCGCGAACGCGGCGTTGACGTCCGGTGATTGCAGAACGAAGTGCCCGTTCTGTTCGGCGATCTGCTGGCCGGCCGTGACGGCCGTCCCGTCGGCGACCGGCGTCGAGGTGAAGCCCTTGCCCAGGAGGTTCATCACCGAGCTCGGCGCGAGCAGACTGGTGATCACCAGCCAGGACACCAGGCCGGCCAGGGCCGACGTGCCGTCGGACTTCTCGGCCATACCGATCGCGACACCGACGGCGAAGAGCAGGGCGAGGTTGCCGACGACGGCGAGACCGGCGGTGGTGAGGAAGGCCTCGACCACGTTCGGGCCGGCCGCGCCCTTGATCCAGTTGCCGATACCGACCAGGATCGCGGCGACCGGCAGCACAGCCACCGGCAGCATGATTGATTTGCCGAGGTTCTGAAGGAACTTCATCATTTGTCGGGTGACCGCCTGCTCTGGGTGGACATATGCGACGCACGCGCTATCTGGTGCGGGTGCCCGCTGAGGCCCGATTCCTCAGGTTGGTATCAGGATGAGTGCCCGGCCGTCCGGCCGCGCGGTGACCCGGACTCCGAGATAGTCGTCGATGTGCCGCTCGGCGGGCAGATCCGTCGCGTGCGGGCCGACCGCGACCACCGGCATTCCGGCGGCATGAGCGGCGGCGATGCCGGCGGGGGAGTCCTCGAAGACCAGGCAGTCGGCCGGGTCGACGTGCAACGCGGCCGCGGCGGCGAGGAAGCCTTCGGGGTCGGGCTTGCTGCGGGTCACCTTCTCCGCGGTGATCGAGAGCTCCGGCAGCGCCATCCCGGCCGCACCCATCCGGGCGGTGGCCAGCCCGGTGTCGGCCGAGGTGACCAGCGCGTGCCGGACGTCGTGCAGGGCGGCGAGGAATTCCGGGGCGCCGGGTATCGCGACCACCCCGTCGAGGTCGGTGGTCTCGACCTTCAGCAGGGCGTCGTTCTCGGCGACGTTGACCTCGCGCGGCCGGTCGGGAAGCAGTTCCGCCATGGTCTCGTGACCCTGCCGCCCGTGGCAGACGGCCAGTACGGCCGCCGGGTCCAGGCCGTGCTCGTGTGCCCAGGCGGTCCAGACACGTTCGACGACGGCGGTGGAGTCCACCAGGGTGCCGTCCATGTCGAGGAGGACCGCGCCGACGTCGAACGTGTCTGTCATGGTGCCGAGCCTACGGCGACGCGGTGCCGCCCGCGACGATGTTCACGGTGACCGGACCGGCGCCGTCGGCCTTGATCGAGACGGTCGGGCCGTCCGTCGGGCCGACCACCGAACCGCCGTCGACGGTGATGGCCGGGTGCCCGCGGTAGTGCAGCGCGGGCACCGCGATGACCGTCGGCGCACTGATCGCGCGGTTCGGCCGATAGGTGTAGCGGAAGGCGCCGGTGTCCTCGTCGTACGACATCGACAGCGGGGCGCCCGCGGTGGCCTGCGGGTACGTGCGCACCAGGTGTTTGGCCACGTCGGCGCCGAATCGCTGACCGGAGCTCAGGTGCCAGTAGATCCAGCCGGCCATCCGCTCATCGGCGCGGGTGACGGTGTTGCCGATGACCGTCGGGTCGATGTCACCGAACTCGGTGACCACCACCGGCCGACGGGTGCGGGCCTTGACCAGGTCGATGTTGCTCCAGGTGTGGTCGTGCTGGAGCGGGCACAGGCTGCGCAGCTGCTCGGGCAGGCCGAGGTAGATGCCCAGCTGCGACGGGATGCAGTAGTCGTGCGGGGAGATCACGACATTGGGCGAGGCGATCTTGCTCAGGCCCAGGTAGCTCGGCATCAGCTGGTTCCAGGTGACGTTCGGCTCCCACCAGACCGGGACCGCGGGATTGGCGGCCTGGATCCGGGTGGTCAGCTTGTTCATCACCGACTGGTACTGCTGGTCGAACAGCGGGCAGCCGACCGGGAAACAGGTCAGTGCCGCGGTGCCGGGCCACGGCTCGTTGAACAGTTCGATGCCGGCGACGCCCGGCTTGCCCTTGACCGCGTCGGCGACGGCGGCGAGCGCGGTGCCGAGGTAGTCGATCAGGCCGTTCTTGTTGCTCCAGACCTCGTCCCAGCCCTGATTCATGCTCGGCATCAGGTAGTAGAGCGGGAACCCG
The nucleotide sequence above comes from Gordonia sp. PP30. Encoded proteins:
- a CDS encoding HAD-IA family hydrolase; amino-acid sequence: MTDTFDVGAVLLDMDGTLVDSTAVVERVWTAWAHEHGLDPAAVLAVCHGRQGHETMAELLPDRPREVNVAENDALLKVETTDLDGVVAIPGAPEFLAALHDVRHALVTSADTGLATARMGAAGMALPELSITAEKVTRSKPDPEGFLAAAAALHVDPADCLVFEDSPAGIAAAHAAGMPVVAVGPHATDLPAERHIDDYLGVRVTARPDGRALILIPT
- a CDS encoding cellulase family glycosylhydrolase, which produces MTTVLRRLALVLAALLVLPVLLAAPPARAATPLSQLTARGGAIVDAQGRTVLLHGVNNVDKEPPYVQLKDGFTLTENDAQYLADQGLNVVRLGVSFDGLMPERGRIDHAFIDRIVAVVDLLAAKGIYTLIDNHQDGLSSIWGGNGFPAWSLTARPAGWEPNPGFPLYYLMPSMNQGWDEVWSNKNGLIDYLGTALAAVADAVKGKPGVAGIELFNEPWPGTAALTCFPVGCPLFDQQYQSVMNKLTTRIQAANPAVPVWWEPNVTWNQLMPSYLGLSKIASPNVVISPHDYCIPSQLGIYLGLPEQLRSLCPLQHDHTWSNIDLVKARTRRPVVVTEFGDIDPTVIGNTVTRADERMAGWIYWHLSSGQRFGADVAKHLVRTYPQATAGAPLSMSYDEDTGAFRYTYRPNRAISAPTVIAVPALHYRGHPAITVDGGSVVGPTDGPTVSIKADGAGPVTVNIVAGGTASP